One part of the Melospiza melodia melodia isolate bMelMel2 chromosome 3, bMelMel2.pri, whole genome shotgun sequence genome encodes these proteins:
- the DTD1 gene encoding D-aminoacyl-tRNA deacylase 1 — translation MKAIVQRVAQASVTVGGEQISSIGRGLCVLLGISLEDTQRELEHMVRKILNLRVFEDESGKHWSKSVMDKQYEVLCVSQFTLQCILKGNKPDYHMAMPTEQAESFYNNFLEQLRKAYKPELIKDGKFGAYMQVHIQNDGPVTIELESPAATVDPKQLTKLEKQQQRKEKTRTKVPSESSRERNVPRNKDDPSASSGAEGDVSSEREP, via the exons ATGAAGGCGATCGTGCAGCGGGTGGCCCAGGCCAGCGTCACAG TGGGTGGTGAACAGATCAGTTCAATAGGACGAGGCCTCTGTGTGCTGCTGGGCATTTCTTTGGAAGACACACAAAGAGAGCTGGAGCACAT GGTTCGGAAGATCTTGAACTTGCGAGTCTTCGAAGATGAAAGTGGGAAGCACTGGTCCAAAAGTGTGATGGATAAACAGTATGAAGTGTTGTGTGTGAGCCAGTTCACTCTCCAGTGCATCCTGAAGGGAAACAAGCCTGACTATCACATGGCAATGCCCACAGAGCAGGCAGAGTCTTTTTATAACAACTTCCTAGAGCAGCTAAGAAAAGCCTACAAACCAGAGCTTATTAAAG ATGGCAAGTTTGGTGCCTACATGCAGGTCCACATCCAGAATGATGGTCCTGTAACAATAGAACTGGAGTCCCCAGCAGCCACTGTTGATCCTAAACAA CTGACAAAACTTGAAAAACAGCAACAAAGGAAAGAGAAGACCAGAACCAAGGTGCCCTCTGAGTCAAGTAGAGAAAGAAATGTCCCCAGAAACAAGGATGACCCCAGTGCCAGCAGTGGAGCAGAAGGAGATGTGTCCTCGGAAAGGGAGCCTTAG